A window of Trichoderma atroviride chromosome 3, complete sequence contains these coding sequences:
- a CDS encoding uncharacterized protein (BUSCO:EOG092D3V2Z): MLYDLNIAWSPATTTERLLQTLTTASSLGYATVALNHTLELPFPANPTTPFPSLPTSSSSSPDSKLPHVLHRATLPLADPAASNYRLPSLVGVYDLLAIRPLTEKAFQNACLTLDIPIISLDMAQHFPFYFRPKPCMAAVSRGVRFEICYSQALAADPRGRANFISNATNLIRATRGRGIIISSEAKNAFGLRAPADVVNLFNVWGLQSEKAMEGLRTIPRSVVVNEGMKRDGFRGVINIVQVVKKNPVEGDQTDDQSSATDQPGKRKNQKRKNGGEDGQTISKREAKKMKLAARAAASDKK, translated from the coding sequence ATGCTCTACGACCTCAACATCGCCTGGTCCCCGGCCACAACCACAGAGCGCCTCCTCCAAACGctcaccaccgcctcctCTCTCGGCTACGCCACCGTCGCCCTCAACCACACCCTCGAGCTGCCCTTCCCCGCCAATCCCACAACGCCGTTCCCATCGCTCccgacctcttcttcttcttctcccgaCTCCAAGCTGCCGCACGTCCTCCACCGCGCCACTCTCCCTCTCGCCGATCCAGCCGCATCAAACTACCGCCTCCCATCTTTAGTCGGCGTCTACGACCTCCTCGCCATCCGGCCCCTCACCGAAAAGGCCTTTCAGAATGCCTGCCTCACTCTCGAcattcccatcatctcgcTGGACATGGCGCAGCATTTCCCCTTTTACTTTCGCCCCAAGCCCTGCATGGCCGCTGTATCGAGGGGCGTGCGCTTCGAGATATGCTATTCCCAGGCCTTGGCCGCCGATCCGAGGGGACGCGCAAACTTCATCTCCAATGCGACCAATCTCATCAGAGCTACCCGAGGGCGAGGCATAATAATAAGCAGCGAGGCGAAGAACGCATTCGGTCTGAGGGCTCCCGCCGATGTGGTCAACTTGTTCAATGTATGGGGTCTTCAGAGTGAAAAAGCTATGGAGGGGCTGAGAACAATACCGCGCAGCGTGGTGGTCAACGAggggatgaagagagacggTTTCAGAGGAGTCATCAACATCGTCCAGGTGGTAAAGAAGAATCCAGTGGAAGGCGACCAGACGGATGACCAGTCCTCGGCGACAGACCAGCCCGGCAAGAGGAAGAACCAGAAACGAAAGAATGGTGGGGAGGATGGACAAACTATCAGCAAGCgagaggcaaaaaagatgaaactggcagcaagagcagcagcatcggaCAAAAAGTGA
- a CDS encoding uncharacterized protein (EggNog:ENOG41~SECRETED:SignalP(1-19)), with translation MRSTVLYALLASTAVQGAALNRDSNGNLVRRDDLLDQLGQLLGLPGLGSGDNSVVITTITTTVIPGATQVVGNPVATVGPVPPSAPPAAAPTVNPNGNGVGVSTIPIPSSLLPKTTFSIAPPPAASQPPPPPAVSAPPAVSAPPAVPPPASSVPPPPPAISVPPAVPPPVSSAPPPPPAVSAPPAPPASAAPPPPPPPPPAVNSTAPPPPPPATSTVPPPPPPPPASTSIATSNLPPSPIFSTLPPVATTAPAASTSSTAVTTSQSSSSASSSVSSSAAAPVEVSTSLIKPPSATTTSVSTSVASTTSSSATTSAPASSAPVSSAPVSSAPDTTAPATTAPAATTAAPATTAAPASSATPVDSPASVAPTAPANTLVLGSLASSVPLPDGEPAPLPPPPAATAPAIFSAPAPDLKGYELNSVLNLGALVAIPAAPTLTAAAAAAPSIIIES, from the exons ATGAGGTCTACAGTCCTTTACGCCCTGCTTGCCTCGACTGCAGTTCAG GGTGCTGCGTTGAATCGTGATAGCAATGGCAACCTGGTTCGCCGGGACGACTTATTGGATCAGCTGGGACAACTTCTCGGCCTGCCAGGTTTGGGAAGCGGAGATAACTCAGTTGTAATCACTACCATTACTACCACTGTCATTCCTGGAGCTACTCAAGTGGTTGGAAACCCAGTCGCAACAGTTGGACCAGTTCCGCCCTCggctcctccagcagccgcccCGACGGTTAATCCTAATGGGAACGGAGTTGGTGTCTCCACGATTCCAATCCCATCATCCCTGTTACCGAAGACGACGTTTTCAATAG CTCCTCCGCCGGCGGCATCGCAACCTCCTCCCCCGCCTGCTGTCAGCGCTCCTCCGGCCGTGAGTGCTCCTCCGGCAGTACCGCCTCCGGCCTCTTCTgttccaccacctcctccgGCTATCAGTGTTCCTCCAGCAGTACCACCACCGGTGTCTTctgctccgccgccgcctccggcTGTCAGtgctcctcctgctcctcctgccagcgctgctcctccgccgccgccacctcctcctccggcGGTAAACTCTACGGCACCcccgcctccgcctccggCAACTTCAACTgtgcctccgccgcctcctccgcctccggCTTCCACGAGTATCGCAACCTCAAACCTGCCGCCTTCGCCGATTTTCAGCACGCTCCCTCCAGTAGCTACTACAGCTCCGGCAGCATCAACGTCTTCGACTGCAGTGACAACGTCTCAAAGCTCATCCTCTGCTTCCTCAAGTGTTTCATCTTCTGCGGCGGCTCCCGTTGAGGTTTCCACGTCTCTTATTAAGCCCCCTTCAGCCACCACTACCAGTGTTTCCACAAGCGTTGCTtcgacgacatcatcatcggctaCAACTTCAGCCCCTGCTTCGAGTGCACCTGTTTCAAGTGCTCCTGTGTCCAGTGCTCCTGATACGACCGCTCCTGCTACGACTGCTCCCGCTGCAACCACAGCTGCTCCCGCAACCACAGCTGCTCCCGCAAGCTCAGCTACTCCCGTCGATTCACCCGCTTCTGTGGCTCCCACTGCGCCCGCCAATACTCTCGTTCTTGGCAGTCTTGCTTCCAGTGTCCCACTGCCAGATGGAGAACCAGCTCCCCTTCCCCCTCCCCCGGCAGCAACCGCGCCCGCTATCTTCTCAGCTCCGGCGCCGGATCTCAAGGGCTATGAGCTGAATAGTGTGCTGAATTTGGGCGCCTTGGTTGCCATTCCAGCGGCGCCCACGCTCACAGCAGCGGCCGCCGCGGCCCCTTCTATCATCATTGAATCATGA